In one Puniceicoccus vermicola genomic region, the following are encoded:
- a CDS encoding glucosamine-6-phosphate isomerase, with amino-acid sequence MSHPISKLAPTWWDYTTLESDILDDAARLTISDLEQLSRPGFSVRFYDSVEEFYAAQALEYIQAWQQSTPDNPAGICGPIGPTEQLPIVAQMVNALELNLNQREAHFWGMDEWVDERGMPVDSDHPLSFARCDNELCFDRIRSDLAMRDSNKHFPGGDLAEYTATYDSVRCVLMQGGQGEIKHWAFNDPVRREGKFEENPPTPEEYLAKAARVVDLHPVTIMQNARTSGGGNVSLVPTRACTVGPRETWKAETVSIWHPGHHDNPFGMRLTALMISKRFRSSAVPMSLLADHPDVRFNFLRSGIGTVAVEMH; translated from the coding sequence ATGAGCCATCCAATTAGCAAATTAGCCCCGACCTGGTGGGATTACACGACTCTCGAAAGTGATATACTGGATGATGCTGCCCGGTTGACCATTTCGGATCTCGAGCAATTGTCCCGTCCTGGGTTTTCCGTTCGCTTCTATGACTCGGTGGAAGAATTTTATGCGGCTCAAGCCCTCGAATACATTCAGGCCTGGCAGCAGTCGACTCCCGACAATCCCGCTGGCATCTGTGGTCCGATTGGACCGACGGAGCAACTGCCGATTGTTGCCCAAATGGTGAACGCGTTGGAGCTCAATCTGAATCAACGCGAAGCGCATTTCTGGGGCATGGACGAGTGGGTGGATGAGCGTGGAATGCCCGTTGATTCGGATCATCCCCTTTCTTTCGCTCGCTGTGACAACGAACTTTGTTTCGACCGCATCCGTTCCGACTTGGCCATGCGGGACTCGAACAAACATTTCCCCGGTGGGGATCTTGCCGAATATACCGCGACTTACGATTCGGTTCGGTGCGTATTGATGCAGGGAGGGCAGGGGGAGATCAAGCATTGGGCCTTCAATGATCCGGTGCGTCGCGAAGGAAAATTCGAGGAGAATCCGCCCACTCCCGAAGAATATTTGGCAAAAGCGGCGCGCGTCGTGGACCTGCATCCCGTAACCATCATGCAGAATGCACGCACTTCCGGAGGAGGGAACGTCTCGCTTGTTCCCACCCGTGCTTGCACGGTTGGCCCGCGGGAAACCTGGAAGGCCGAAACCGTGAGTATCTGGCATCCGGGGCACCATGATAATCCCTTCGGAATGCGCCTGACGGCTTTGATGATTTCAAAACGGTTTCGGAGTAGCGCGGTGCCGATGTCACTTCTTGCCGATCATCCGGACGTGCGATTCAACTTCCTTCGGTCGGGAATTGGGACGGTAGCGGTGGAAATGCATTGA
- a CDS encoding alpha/beta hydrolase: MTIAKEFKPHEIIPYKEVSTSRLQLHVFFPKANKTSDRRPAIVFFFGGGWKNGSPAQFYPQCEHLAYRGIVAISAEYRVESLHRTSPRESVIDGKSAIRWVRQHAMELGVDPEQIVAGGGSAGAHVAAATAMIEGFEQPGEDTSVSCRPNALVLFNPVFDNGPNGYGYDRVKEYWEEFSPLHNIRESTPPTIVLLGTKDNLVPVETAEAYKDQMEIKGNRCDLYLFEGQPHGFFNYNNPENFAGTVDKMDQFLMSIGFLEAE; the protein is encoded by the coding sequence ATGACCATAGCCAAGGAATTCAAACCACATGAGATCATTCCATACAAGGAAGTCTCCACGTCCAGACTTCAGCTTCACGTCTTCTTTCCCAAAGCCAACAAGACCTCCGACCGACGACCGGCAATTGTCTTCTTTTTTGGCGGCGGATGGAAGAACGGCTCGCCCGCTCAATTTTATCCGCAGTGCGAACATCTGGCATATCGCGGAATCGTAGCCATCTCAGCCGAGTATCGTGTTGAATCTCTCCACAGAACGTCGCCTCGGGAATCGGTTATCGACGGTAAATCCGCTATCCGGTGGGTCCGCCAACATGCCATGGAACTGGGAGTGGACCCCGAACAAATTGTAGCGGGCGGCGGCTCAGCCGGAGCTCACGTCGCAGCGGCCACCGCAATGATTGAGGGATTCGAGCAGCCGGGCGAGGATACGAGCGTGAGTTGTCGCCCCAATGCCCTCGTGCTCTTCAATCCCGTCTTTGACAATGGGCCGAACGGCTACGGCTATGATCGTGTCAAGGAATACTGGGAGGAGTTTTCTCCTCTACACAACATCCGCGAGTCGACTCCACCCACGATCGTTCTCCTTGGGACAAAGGATAATCTGGTACCAGTCGAAACGGCCGAAGCCTACAAGGATCAGATGGAGATAAAAGGGAACCGCTGCGACCTCTATCTATTCGAGGGACAACCGCATGGATTCTTCAACTATAACAACCCCGAGAACTTTGCCGGGACCGTAGACAAAATGGATCAATTCCTCATGTCGATCGGATTCCTTGAGGCGGAATAG
- a CDS encoding sulfatase family protein has product MSQKPNIILINCDDLGYGDLGCYGSHLNQTPHIDALSRGGMQFTDFYMGSPVCSASRAAMLTGCYPQRVGFGSNPVLFPGDAVGLRSTESTIATQLKSASYATKIIGKWHCGDQPDFLPTRHGFDEYFGIPYSNDMGRQVNNPKNPPLPLVRNETVIQQQPDQRGITERYTDEALQFIRNHQERPFFLYLAHMYVHVPLFVPPQFLNRSQNGAYGAAVECIDWSTGILMDCLKKLGLFENTVILFTSDNGSRALDEGGSNGKCRGTKGTTWEGGQRVPCIIHWPARIQSGRVCSGVARSIDLLPTLSSIANTPTEPAAPIDGVDFSEYLFGQLEEYPNNQFNYYLWHDLEAIRIGHWKLHFSKRKHDKRTPNHELYNLSEDPSETTNVYEQYPDIVRELEERAQEQRERLGDEITGNRGSEVRPIGRVKIPTPLTEYDESHPYMIAMYDLPDMPTMTG; this is encoded by the coding sequence ATGTCCCAAAAACCCAATATCATCCTAATAAATTGTGACGATCTCGGCTATGGAGATCTTGGCTGCTACGGTTCGCACCTCAACCAAACTCCACATATAGATGCCCTCAGTCGCGGCGGAATGCAGTTCACAGACTTCTACATGGGGAGCCCCGTCTGCTCAGCTTCGCGGGCGGCGATGTTAACCGGATGCTATCCGCAGCGAGTAGGCTTCGGCTCCAACCCTGTCCTATTTCCCGGCGACGCCGTCGGTCTGCGTTCGACCGAAAGCACTATCGCCACCCAACTCAAATCCGCCAGCTACGCCACCAAAATCATTGGGAAATGGCATTGCGGCGACCAACCGGACTTCCTTCCTACCCGTCACGGCTTCGACGAATACTTTGGCATCCCCTACAGCAATGACATGGGGCGCCAAGTCAACAACCCCAAGAATCCCCCCTTACCCCTAGTCCGCAACGAAACCGTGATTCAGCAGCAACCCGACCAACGGGGCATAACGGAACGCTACACCGACGAGGCACTCCAATTCATCCGTAACCATCAAGAGAGGCCATTCTTTCTCTACCTCGCTCACATGTACGTGCATGTGCCACTTTTTGTACCCCCTCAGTTCCTGAACCGCTCTCAGAATGGTGCTTACGGTGCTGCCGTGGAATGCATCGACTGGTCGACCGGGATTCTGATGGATTGTTTGAAGAAACTCGGCCTCTTCGAAAACACTGTCATCCTCTTCACTAGCGACAACGGCTCCCGCGCCCTAGACGAAGGAGGTAGCAATGGAAAGTGCCGCGGAACCAAAGGAACGACATGGGAGGGAGGACAACGAGTCCCCTGCATCATTCATTGGCCCGCGAGGATTCAGTCCGGTCGCGTCTGCTCTGGCGTAGCGCGGTCTATCGACCTTCTTCCCACACTATCCTCCATAGCCAATACCCCCACCGAGCCGGCTGCTCCGATCGATGGAGTAGACTTCTCGGAATACCTCTTCGGACAATTAGAAGAATACCCAAACAACCAATTCAATTACTACTTGTGGCACGACTTGGAAGCTATTCGAATCGGCCATTGGAAGCTTCATTTCAGCAAACGCAAGCACGACAAACGCACTCCCAACCACGAGCTCTACAATCTTTCCGAGGATCCCAGCGAAACCACCAATGTCTACGAGCAGTACCCGGACATTGTAAGAGAACTCGAAGAACGCGCTCAAGAGCAGCGAGAACGCCTCGGTGACGAAATCACCGGAAACCGCGGTTCAGAGGTGCGCCCAATTGGCAGGGTTAAAATTCCTACCCCTCTTACCGAATACGATGAATCCCATCCCTACATGATCGCCATGTATGACCTCCCAGACATGCCAACCATGACCGGATAG
- a CDS encoding sulfatase-like hydrolase/transferase, whose translation MSENKQPHVLLLISDQHRASTLSCAGDALVQTPALDSLAEQGVRLENLYCNNPICVPSRMSFMTSRYSHHCEVWDNSDSLHSHIPTFAHAFGLAGYRTVLCGRMHFVGGDQLHGFQERAFGDVCGGYLGTNRAEYRSRGFFGVRESIENAGPGPANDLAYDQGVTANACRIIRDHEETGDPRPLLLVVSWYSPHDPYRAYRKDFERHTADNDSPKIDPRGEKLHPLLTTLRARQDLDSLEDAQLSVARASYRAKVEFLDEQIGRVLEHWRFSSFSENQAVCYLSDHGEMLGDHGLWAKNCFYDPASKVPGIMVFPDEFSSGKTEARPASLVDITATLVDIAGAPPLPASDGQSLRDGLRGEETWPSEVLVEMIPSDGNVSRMIRRGKWKLNWYPQRDHEWELFDLENDPDELEDLSRQPEASQRIQELAPLLRKDEWSPQACQRIRQKQTEGKRYLSQWALATIPQDPTMFGIAAPL comes from the coding sequence ATGTCAGAAAATAAACAACCCCATGTTCTATTGCTGATTTCCGATCAACATCGGGCGAGCACGCTTTCCTGTGCTGGTGACGCCTTGGTGCAAACCCCAGCACTCGACTCTCTCGCCGAACAAGGCGTCCGTTTGGAGAACCTCTACTGCAACAACCCCATTTGCGTGCCATCGAGAATGTCGTTTATGACCTCTCGCTACAGCCACCACTGCGAAGTCTGGGACAACTCGGATTCGCTACACTCCCATATTCCGACCTTCGCCCATGCCTTCGGCCTCGCCGGCTATCGGACGGTCCTCTGCGGACGAATGCATTTTGTCGGAGGCGACCAGCTCCACGGATTCCAGGAACGCGCGTTTGGGGATGTTTGCGGCGGATACCTCGGGACCAATCGCGCCGAGTATCGATCCCGTGGGTTTTTCGGCGTCCGCGAATCGATCGAGAACGCAGGTCCCGGACCCGCAAACGATTTGGCATACGACCAGGGAGTCACAGCAAACGCCTGCCGAATCATTCGCGACCATGAGGAGACGGGTGATCCAAGGCCTCTCCTACTCGTTGTATCGTGGTATTCACCTCATGACCCCTACCGTGCCTACCGGAAAGATTTCGAACGTCACACAGCCGATAATGACTCGCCAAAGATCGATCCGAGAGGCGAAAAATTGCACCCCCTGCTGACCACTCTACGCGCACGACAAGATCTCGATTCACTGGAGGATGCCCAACTTTCTGTCGCCAGAGCCTCTTACCGGGCCAAAGTCGAATTCCTGGATGAGCAGATTGGGCGGGTCCTCGAACATTGGCGATTCTCGTCTTTTTCCGAGAATCAGGCGGTCTGCTATCTCAGTGATCACGGCGAGATGCTGGGGGACCATGGTCTCTGGGCAAAAAACTGTTTTTACGACCCCGCCTCGAAGGTCCCCGGAATTATGGTTTTCCCGGATGAATTCTCATCCGGGAAAACTGAAGCCCGACCTGCCTCGCTCGTGGATATAACCGCCACTCTGGTCGACATTGCGGGAGCCCCACCTCTCCCAGCCAGCGATGGCCAATCCCTCCGGGATGGACTCCGGGGAGAAGAGACGTGGCCATCGGAGGTTTTGGTAGAAATGATCCCGAGTGACGGAAACGTGAGCCGGATGATTCGCCGGGGAAAATGGAAGCTAAACTGGTATCCCCAAAGAGACCACGAGTGGGAACTCTTCGATCTTGAAAACGACCCTGACGAACTGGAGGACCTGAGTCGACAGCCTGAAGCCAGCCAGCGCATCCAAGAATTGGCACCGCTTCTCAGAAAAGACGAATGGTCGCCACAGGCGTGCCAGCGAATCCGTCAGAAACAGACAGAAGGCAAACGGTATCTTTCGCAATGGGCTCTGGCAACCATTCCTCAGGATCCCACAATGTTCGGCATAGCAGCTCCTCTCTAG
- a CDS encoding GDSL-type esterase/lipase family protein, whose product MKKTVTRLSFSPAILALLLMTAPIFGKIASPTTDGITDGSSTVGRNEPIDSVQPQRAGTRTEASNYSTPSDPEKPLRIMPLGDSITVGYTNADWSGGAWESGYRSGLYTLLTQAGYSFKFVGSSQEPESLRNPRNTDPAYPPTLDLETLNQAEHNGYGGKNVSYLRKNILTWLAADDPDLILLKIGTNGQDQNGLDKLVDTITTASPDSHLIIAQIMPKIRYQPGIVDYNRYIRDTLVPKYQTLGRKVTQVDLYAPFLTDTDDLRSIDPTLFSNGINHPTNDGYQKMAEVWFEGIEALGNQPQN is encoded by the coding sequence ATGAAAAAAACAGTAACACGACTTTCCTTTTCGCCCGCGATTCTCGCCCTTTTGCTGATGACGGCTCCTATTTTCGGAAAGATCGCGTCTCCCACCACCGACGGAATTACCGACGGGAGCTCTACCGTCGGCAGAAACGAACCGATTGATTCTGTTCAACCACAGCGAGCCGGAACTCGAACCGAGGCGTCGAACTACAGCACCCCCTCGGATCCGGAGAAGCCGCTGCGCATCATGCCATTGGGGGATTCCATTACGGTGGGCTACACGAATGCGGACTGGTCCGGCGGAGCATGGGAGTCTGGTTACCGCAGCGGGCTCTACACCCTGCTGACCCAAGCTGGCTATTCGTTTAAATTTGTTGGCAGCTCTCAAGAACCAGAGTCTCTAAGGAACCCGAGAAATACCGACCCCGCCTACCCTCCTACTCTCGATCTAGAGACTCTCAATCAGGCAGAACACAACGGCTATGGCGGCAAGAATGTCAGCTATCTACGAAAGAACATCCTCACCTGGCTGGCTGCCGACGATCCGGATCTGATTCTACTCAAGATCGGCACGAACGGACAGGATCAAAACGGCCTCGACAAACTGGTCGATACGATCACGACCGCAAGCCCCGACAGCCATCTCATCATCGCCCAAATTATGCCGAAAATCAGATACCAACCGGGAATCGTGGACTACAACCGTTACATTCGCGACACACTCGTTCCCAAGTATCAAACACTCGGAAGAAAAGTAACTCAGGTAGACCTATATGCCCCTTTCCTCACCGACACTGATGATCTTCGCTCAATCGACCCGACGCTGTTCTCAAACGGCATCAATCACCCGACCAACGACGGCTACCAGAAAATGGCTGAGGTCTGGTTCGAAGGAATCGAAGCGCTCGGGAACCAACCGCAAAATTAA